The region CAACTCCGTGCCCGACTTGGGCGCGCCGACCGAAATCCGCTTGCCCTTCAGGTCGGCCAGAGTCTTGACCCCGCTCTCGGCGCTGGCGACGATCTGGACATAGTTGGAATAGATGGCGGCGATCAGGCGCAGCTTGTCGAGCTTGGCCTTGAACCCCGCCTCCTCATTGCCGGCAAAGGCCTGGCTCGCGGAATCGGCCAGGGTGAAGCCGATTTCCCCCTGGCCCTTCTGCAGCAGATTAAGGTTCTCGACCGAGGCCTTGGTCGCCTGGACGCTGCTCTTGGCGCCGGCGACGGTCTTGTCGATCGCCCCGGCCAGGGCGACGCCGATCGGGTAATAGGCGCCCGATGTGCCCCCGGTGAGGATGTTCACGAAGGTCTCGGCCCGGGCACCGCGCAGGCCCAGCACGCCAAGGGTGACAAGGCCGGCCCCGGCGCCGAGCAGGATACGCCGATCGATTACACTGCGTTCCATGGGCTTTTCCCCTTATGTCATGGCGCATCTGGTGGCGCCGTTGAAGGGTTGATCTTGGGGACTAGGCTCCTGCGCCGCAAGCCCTTGGGTGTGGCGGCGATCATAGACGGCACATGCCGCCCATGATTTTCTGATTGCGTCACGCGGATTGAGGTCCATGCGCGCTCGGTCGACTTCCCTGGCACTGATCCTGGTTCTTGGCCTGATGGCACCGGTCCAGGCCGATGAACGCGGGTCCCGCGGGGCCGGCTGGGGGGCGGCGCCGGCAATCGACCAGGCACCGCTGCCGAAGTTTCCCGGGCGCGGCGCCCCGCCGGCCGGCCGGCCCGACCAGCGCGCCCGGCCCCAGCCCGAAGGCCAGGTCGACGCCGTCCCCCTGCCGCTGGCCGCCATCGGCGTGGTCGACTCGCCCGACAGTTTCTGCACCGGCACGGTCATCGGCCGGCGCGCCGTCCTGACCGCGGCGCACTGCGTCTTCGACCATTACGGCAACGTCCGCACGCCCGACAGCTTCATGGCCGGCCATGGCGACAACGGCGACGTGATCGAGGCCGAAATCGTCGAGGCTTTCGTCCCGCCCAGCTTCAACCTCGACCGCTTCAACGACACCAACGAGATCGACGGCCTCGACTGGGCGATCCTGGAACTGGACCGGGATGTCGGCGATGTCACCGGCATCGTGCCGGTGGCCGGCTTCGACCGCTCGGCGCTGAAAGCCTATAGCGGCGGGACCCGCGTCTTCGTCCAGATCGGCTATGGCGAGGAGGACGGCGACCGGGTCACCATCCGCCGCGGCTGCACCGTGATCGAGGCCTGGGACGACAATACCTTCGGCCACGATTGCGGCAGCGTGCAGGGCGACTCGGGCGGCCCTGACCTGGCGCTGATCGACGGCCGATGGGCGATCATCGGCATCGAATCGGCCGAGATCGACACCGACCAGACCAAGGGCATGGACATGGCCGTGGGCGCCCGCGCCTTCGCCCGCGAAGCGGCAAAGCACGCGAACTGAACCCCTATTGGCGCGCCAGAATGACCGTGGTGCAGCCCGGGGCACCGGTGATCCGGCCGCCCATGGCCTTGCCGTCGGTCGTCACCTCGAGATCGACGCCCACCATGACATAGCCCGGCGGCCGCTCGATCCAGGCCTCCGGGTACAGCGACAGATAGCGGTCGCCCGGCTGTGGGGCCGCACCCGACACGCTGAAGCTGCCCGAGGGCACGCCCGGATTGCCGCGCATGGCATAGAAATGGACGATCCCGCCGATCGTCCCGCCCGAGGGCGGCGTGATATCGAGATCGACACCGGTCTTGCCCTGGGCGCAGGTATAGACGCCCCGCCACGAGCCGACGAAACCCGTCGAGCGATCGGGCTTGATGGGGGTGGTGGCCGGCGGGGGGCCGGCCGACGGGGGAGCAGCCGGCGGCGGCGGCGCCGGTTCGGGGGCCGGCTCAACCTCGGGCGCCGGGGCCGGCTTGGCCCCGCTTCCCGACATGCCGCCCAGAAACCCGCCCTGGGCCCAGGCCAGCGGTGCTGCCGCGAGGACCGCCGTCAGCGCCAGGGGGCCGGTGATTCTCTGTAACATTCGTCGCGACAAGGTTCCACACCCCATGGTTGACGCTTACACACCCTGCTATGTGCCCGATCCAGCAACGAATTTCCATGATCATGGCATGCTCGGGCAATATTGTCCCGGCCGACCAGCGACGGCCGCTTGACGGCAAATATCGACGGTCCATAAGCTGACGCATGGCCCGCTCGGACGCGGCGATTGTGCCGTGGTGTGTCGCCGATCATATCTGGGGAATGGGGCAGTGTGGTCTACTGACGTTCATCCCATGAACGTCAATGAGGGGGAGAGCAAGAATGCGCATCGGAGCGGTCGCGATTGCGACACTGATGGCCACGGGCGTGGCACTGGCGGCGGCGCCCGCCTTCGCCGAATACAAGGTTTGCAACAAGACCAAGCTGACCACCTCGGTCGCGGTCGGTTATTACGACGACAAGACCGCTAACGGCGTCGAGGACGGCGTCTGGGTCTCCGAGGGTTGGTGGAATGTCGAGGCCGGCAAGTGCGCGGACCTGATCAAGGGGCCGCTGAAGGTCCGCTACGTCTATGTCTATGCCGAGCATCCCGACGGCAGCGGCTGGAGCGGCGACTCGAATTTCTGCGTCAAGCAGGCCGAGTTCACCATCCGCGGCAACGAGAATTGCGAGCGCCGCGGCTTCGAGACCAAGGGGTTCTCGGAGGTCGACACGGGCGCGGACGGCAAGTCCTACACCACCAACCTGACCGACTGAGCCCTTGCCCTCCCATCCCGCCCGGGGTGGGAGGGCATCAGGCCGGCGGCAGGTGGCGCTTGGTCTTGGCGGTGGCCACGGCGGTCAGGGGATCTTCCGGCCACGGATGCTTGGGGTAGCGCCCGCGCAGGTCCGAGCGGACCGCGCCATAGCCGTTGGCCCAGAAGCTGACCAGGTCCTGCGTCACCTGCACCGGCCGCCCGGCCGGCGACAGCAGGTGCAGGGTGACGGGCACCCGCCCCCTGGCCACGGTGGGTGTCACCTGCGCCCCGAACATTTCCTGCAGCTTGACCGCCAGCACCGGGGCGGTGCCGTCGCCGTAGTCCAGCGCATGGCGGTTGCCCGACGGCACGGTGAGGTGGCTGGGGGCTTCGGCTTCCAGGGCCTGGCGCTGCGGCCAGTCGAGGCTGCCGCTTAAGATCGCCTCGAGATCCAGCCGGCGCACCGCGTCGAGCCTGGTCACCCCGTCCAGATAGGGGCCTGCCCAGGTCTCCAGGCCCGCCAGCAAGGCAGCCGCCGACCAGTCCGGCCAGCGCGCCGCGTCCTGGGCGTGGAGGAAGCGGACGCGCGCCAGCAGGGAGCGCGCGGCCGGCGACCAATCCAGGCAATCGAGGCCCCGGGCCCGGATAGCCTCGACCAGGGCCGCGGCAACGGCGTCGCGCGGCGGGTCGGGCCAGAGCGTGTCATCCAGGACGATGGCCCCCAGCAGGCGGCGACGGCGAGCCCGCACGCCGCCCACCGTGGCATCGAAGGCGACCGCCGCCTCGGTCGCAATATCATCGGCGAAGATTTCCTCGACCAGCGCGTGGTCCAGCACGGCGGCGAGATAGACGCGGCCGTCGCGACGGGCACCGTCCAGGCTGGCGATCGCCAGCCATTCCTGGGCTGCCAAGGGCTCGCCGGGGTCGAGCTTCGCCCCCTGGCCCGAGGCCATCAGGTAGAGCCCGCCGCCACCCGGCCGCCGGCGCGCCACCCGCTCAGGATAGGCCAGCGCCACCAGCCGGCCCAGTGCCGCCCGGTCGTCGGGCGCCCTGGCATCGATCTTGAGGCGCCGGCACCATTGCGCCGCGGCCTGGGCCAGCTGACGGACCAGGCCGCGATCGACGTCATTGCCGCCCCGCCCCGAGAGCGCGTCCAAGCGCAGCACAAGGTCGCCGTCCCGCTGGTCACGCCCGCGTTTCACCGGATCGCGCCCTTCGATCAGGGCGGCGAGCCTTGCCGCCATGGCGCCCAGCCCCAGGCGGCGGCCCTCGATCATCAGGTGGCCCAGGCGCGGATGGGCGCCCAGGCGGGCGATGGCGCGGCCGTGATCGGTCACGCGGCCCTGCGCGTCGAGCGCGCCCAGGCCCTGCAACAGGCCGCGTGCCTGGGCAAAGGCGCCGGCGTTGGGCATATCGAGCAGGCGCAGGTCGCCTGGACGCTCGACGCCCCACAGGGCCAGGTCGAGGGCGACCGGCGCCATGTCGGCGCGGGCGATCTCGGGCGGCGTGTGGGGCAGCAGGGCGCGGTGTTCCGCCTGCGTCCACAGGCGCAGGCACAGGCCGGGGCTGAGCCGCCCGGCGCGGCCGCGCCGCTGTTCGGCCGAGGCTTGCGAGATGCGGGTGGTGACAAGCCTGCCCATGCCGGTGCCGGGATCGAAGGCGCCGATCCGGGCGATACCGGAATCGACGACCACGGTCACACCCTCGATGGTCAGGCTGGTCTCGGCGATATTGGTCGCCAGCACCACCTTGCGCGTGCCCGCCGGCGCCCGCGCCAGGGCACGGTCCTGCACCGCCAGATCCAGGTCGCCGTGCAGCCGGTGCAGGACGACGCCGGGCGGCAGGCCGTCCTCGATCAGGGCCGCGCTGCGCTCGATCTCGGCCTTGCCCGGCAGGAAGGCCAGGATGTCGCCTTGCGCCTTGGCCAGGGCCTGCCGCACGGCGCGGGCGACCAGGGGTTCGACCGGTCCCTCCTCCCGCCGTTCCAGCCATTCGACCGTCACCGGATAGGCCCGGCCTTGCGAGCGGATCACCGGCGCGCCGCCCAGCAGGGCCGCAACCGCGTCGCCGTCCAGGGTCGCCGACATCACCAGCAGTTTCAGGTCCGGCCGCAGCGCCTCCTGGGCTTCGAGGGCGAAGGCCAGGCCTAAATCGGCATCGAGGCTGCGCTCGTGGAATTCGTCGAACAGGACGGCCACGACCCCCTCAAGGCCGGGGTCGTCGGCGATCAGGCGGGTGAACAGGCCGTCGGTGACGACCTCGATCCGGGTCTTGGGGCCAACCTGGGTATCGAAGCGCACGCGGTAGCCGACCGTCTCGCCGACATTTTCGCCCAGTTGCTGGGCCATCCGCCGCGCGGCGGCCCGGGCCGCCAGGCGCCGCGGCTCCAGCATGATGATGCGCTGGCCCTTGGCCCAGCCGGCCTCCAGCAGCGCCAAGGGTACGCGCGTGGTCTTGCCGGCGCCCGTGGGCGCCTCGAGCACCACCGCCCGCTCGCGCGCCAGGGCGTCGAGCAGCGAGGGCAGGACATCGTCGATGGGCAGAAGGTCCATGGGCCGACGACCATACAAGAGGCCGTGGGTAGCCGCACGCCTATCGTGCGTCCTTCGAGACGGCCCTGCGGGCCTCCTCAGGATGAGGAAAATTGTTATGGCAAAAAGACTGTCCTCATCCTGAGGAGGGCGCATAGCGCCCGTCTCGAAGGACGCACCACGCCGGTGCCATGCCCCGTCTCAGGCGGCCGAGGCCGGCCGGATCGTCTCTTCGGTGCTGGCATCGCGGAAGGTCACGGCGACCACGGTGACATTGTCCGGGGCGCCGGCCTCCAGGGCCAGGTCGATCAGCTTGTTGACCGCGACATCGACCGGGTGTTCGGCCAGGGCGGCGACGATGTGCGCCGCCTCCACCACCTTGCTGAGCCCGTCCGAGCACAGCAGGAAGATGTCGCCGGGCTGGATGCGGTCGTTCACCTTGTCCAGCATCACCCGGTCGGCGGCGCCCACCGCCCGCGTCACCACATTGCCGCGCGGGTGGTGTTCGGCCTGCTCGGGCGTGATCATGCCCTTGTCGACCATCTCCTGGACCAGGCTGTGGTCGCGCGACACCTGTTCGAGTTGGTCGCCGCGCAGGCGGTAGACCCGGGAATCGCCCGCCCACAGGCAGGCGAAATGATCGCCGAAGGCGAGCAGGACGGCGGCAGTCGAGGCGATGGTGCGGTCCGGCCCGGCCTTGTAGCGCAATTGCGAATTCACCCGGGTGACCGCGGCGCGCACCTCGGCCAGCAGGGCGCTGGCGCTGGGCGGCGGGGTCAGGGCGGCGAGGGAGGCGACGATGCTGCTGCTGGCGACCTCGCCCGCGTCATGGCCGCCGACCCCGTCGCACACCGCCCACATGCCCGCTTCCGGACGCACCAGATAGGCGTCCTCGTTCAGCTTGCGCCGGCAGCCGACGTGGCTGGCCCCGGCCGAAACAGTGACCAGCCCCGTCATGACGTGCCCTCCCAGGCGCCATCGAGAAAGGCGGCAAAACGCGCCGCCGCCGGCAAATCGCCGAAGGTTATCATGCCGGGGGACATGGTGGCGGACCCCAGGGTCCAGAACAGCGCCGCGACGGGGGGCAGCGGCAGCAGAACCGCCAGGGCCTGCGACAGGCTGACGGCGGGAATGAAATGATTACTCGGCGCCGGCGGGGGCGGTTCCGTAACCGCCAGGGCCGCCACGCCCTCATCCAGCGCCTCGAAGCTGCCCTCGGGGCCCAGGGCATCGAAGATCAGCGCCTCGGCCCCGGGCAGCCAGGATTCGGCGGCGGCCAGGGCGGCCAGCGGGCTGGTCTGCGCCGGCAGTTCGGTGGCGATGGTCAGGGGGAAATAGCGCCCGACCCGGTCGACGCTGGGGCGAAGACGCCGACCACCGTGCCATCCCCGGCGACCCCTGCGCCCAAGGCAAAGCGCCAGAACGGGCTGACCAGATAAAGATCGGTAAAGCGTTCCCCCAGAACCCCCGACGCGGCAACCATGCCTTCGTTGAGGAAGCGGTCCCAGCGATCGATGAATTGGCTCGACAACCGGCGTTCCACGAAATCCCCGCGCGCCGGCAGCTTGCCATAAAGGCCTGCGATGGGCGGCGGCCGGCCCTCCTCGGCCGGCACGACGTCAGACGTTACGGCCGGCGCGGCGGGCGCCGGTTCGACCTGGGAACCTGGGACGATCACAGGCTCGAGGGGCACTTGAAGCTCCTGATATCGGGAAGCTTGAAGGGATAAAGGCTGCCGCTCGCGGTAATTCGGTAGCTGACGAAACGCCCGCCGACGGTGAAGCGCAAGGTCCGGGTCGGGTTGTCGCCCGATCCCGACATGGACGCCTTGTCGAACAGGCGGAAGGCGGCCCACGATCCTTGCGCACTGATCGTCTCCGGGATCGCCGGCAGGGCCGGATCCAGGCTGGCCGGGGTCAGGGTCAATTGGGCGAAACCACCACCCATCGCCGCCGGCCAGGTCAGGATCGTCGGCCGCCCCGCGCTGCCGTTATAGGTCATGGCCACGCCGTCGATCTCCAGCTTGGCCTCGGCGACCGATGGGTCGAGCGCGATCGGCTCAACGGTGTACTGGAACTGCAAGCCCTGGCCCGCGGGCGAGAAGGCATCACGGATCCTTGCGGCCGAACGGAACTGAGCCAATGTGGTGGCGGCAATGCCTAAGTTTTGCGCCGCCCCCTGCTTCAGGGCCCAGGTCGACCCGGCGGTATCGACGTAACCGGCCAGGTTCTGCTTGAAGAAACCGTCGATCAGGCCGTTGGGCGCGAACAGGGCCTGGAAATCGCTGACCGGGACATCGGTCGAGGCGCCGGGCGTGAACGGATACTTGTTCTTGAGCGCGGTGGTGCAGCGGTTGACGACCGTGGCGCTCCAGCTTTCGTTGATCTGGGCCCTGGTGGTCGAGACCTGGGCCGCCTGGCCGCCGGCCGCCGCCGCCGACAGCCAGTTCGACAGGGGCGGGCCCAGGCGATCGGCCAGGATCTGCACCTGCTGGGCGGCGGCGGCACCGCCCGACGCACTGCCGCCGCCGGCCCGCAACTGGTTGAGCTGGT is a window of Oleomonas cavernae DNA encoding:
- the hrpB gene encoding ATP-dependent helicase HrpB, whose product is MDLLPIDDVLPSLLDALARERAVVLEAPTGAGKTTRVPLALLEAGWAKGQRIIMLEPRRLAARAAARRMAQQLGENVGETVGYRVRFDTQVGPKTRIEVVTDGLFTRLIADDPGLEGVVAVLFDEFHERSLDADLGLAFALEAQEALRPDLKLLVMSATLDGDAVAALLGGAPVIRSQGRAYPVTVEWLERREEGPVEPLVARAVRQALAKAQGDILAFLPGKAEIERSAALIEDGLPPGVVLHRLHGDLDLAVQDRALARAPAGTRKVVLATNIAETSLTIEGVTVVVDSGIARIGAFDPGTGMGRLVTTRISQASAEQRRGRAGRLSPGLCLRLWTQAEHRALLPHTPPEIARADMAPVALDLALWGVERPGDLRLLDMPNAGAFAQARGLLQGLGALDAQGRVTDHGRAIARLGAHPRLGHLMIEGRRLGLGAMAARLAALIEGRDPVKRGRDQRDGDLVLRLDALSGRGGNDVDRGLVRQLAQAAAQWCRRLKIDARAPDDRAALGRLVALAYPERVARRRPGGGGLYLMASGQGAKLDPGEPLAAQEWLAIASLDGARRDGRVYLAAVLDHALVEEIFADDIATEAAVAFDATVGGVRARRRRLLGAIVLDDTLWPDPPRDAVAAALVEAIRARGLDCLDWSPAARSLLARVRFLHAQDAARWPDWSAAALLAGLETWAGPYLDGVTRLDAVRRLDLEAILSGSLDWPQRQALEAEAPSHLTVPSGNRHALDYGDGTAPVLAVKLQEMFGAQVTPTVARGRVPVTLHLLSPAGRPVQVTQDLVSFWANGYGAVRSDLRGRYPKHPWPEDPLTAVATAKTKRHLPPA
- a CDS encoding trypsin-like serine peptidase; protein product: MRARSTSLALILVLGLMAPVQADERGSRGAGWGAAPAIDQAPLPKFPGRGAPPAGRPDQRARPQPEGQVDAVPLPLAAIGVVDSPDSFCTGTVIGRRAVLTAAHCVFDHYGNVRTPDSFMAGHGDNGDVIEAEIVEAFVPPSFNLDRFNDTNEIDGLDWAILELDRDVGDVTGIVPVAGFDRSALKAYSGGTRVFVQIGYGEEDGDRVTIRRGCTVIEAWDDNTFGHDCGSVQGDSGGPDLALIDGRWAIIGIESAEIDTDQTKGMDMAVGARAFAREAAKHAN
- a CDS encoding PP2C family protein-serine/threonine phosphatase, which gives rise to MTGLVTVSAGASHVGCRRKLNEDAYLVRPEAGMWAVCDGVGGHDAGEVASSSIVASLAALTPPPSASALLAEVRAAVTRVNSQLRYKAGPDRTIASTAAVLLAFGDHFACLWAGDSRVYRLRGDQLEQVSRDHSLVQEMVDKGMITPEQAEHHPRGNVVTRAVGAADRVMLDKVNDRIQPGDIFLLCSDGLSKVVEAAHIVAALAEHPVDVAVNKLIDLALEAGAPDNVTVVAVTFRDASTEETIRPASAA
- a CDS encoding DUF1036 domain-containing protein translates to MRIGAVAIATLMATGVALAAAPAFAEYKVCNKTKLTTSVAVGYYDDKTANGVEDGVWVSEGWWNVEAGKCADLIKGPLKVRYVYVYAEHPDGSGWSGDSNFCVKQAEFTIRGNENCERRGFETKGFSEVDTGADGKSYTTNLTD